A genomic segment from Stappia indica encodes:
- a CDS encoding exodeoxyribonuclease III, translated as MTDRLTIATWNINSVRLRLPIVEKLILDHAPDVICLQETKCADGNFPLSAFRKLGYEHIAIKGQKGYHGVATISRRPFLDEERIDYCTKGDSRHLATGIPFAGDRFTLQNFYVPAGGDEPDPEINDKFAHKLAFLDEMADRFASMAGNAMVVGDLNVAPYEHDVWSHKQLLKIVSHTPIECEKLEAVRTAAGLTDVMRAFVPLEEKLYTWWSYRAKDWSAADKGRRLDHVWANPALAGQAVSMQVLRDARGWQQPSDHAPVLVRLEA; from the coding sequence ATGACCGACCGCCTGACCATCGCCACCTGGAACATCAACTCGGTGCGGCTGCGCCTGCCGATCGTCGAGAAGCTGATCCTCGACCATGCGCCGGACGTGATCTGCCTGCAGGAAACCAAGTGCGCCGACGGCAACTTCCCGCTCTCCGCCTTCCGCAAGCTCGGCTACGAGCATATCGCGATCAAGGGCCAGAAGGGCTATCACGGCGTCGCGACGATCTCCCGCCGCCCCTTCCTCGACGAGGAGCGGATCGACTACTGCACCAAGGGCGACAGCCGGCATCTTGCGACCGGCATCCCCTTTGCCGGCGACCGCTTCACGCTGCAGAATTTCTACGTGCCGGCAGGCGGCGACGAGCCGGACCCGGAGATCAACGACAAGTTCGCCCACAAGCTCGCCTTCCTCGACGAGATGGCCGACCGCTTCGCCTCGATGGCCGGCAATGCCATGGTCGTCGGCGATCTCAACGTCGCGCCCTACGAGCATGACGTGTGGTCGCACAAGCAGCTCTTGAAGATCGTCAGCCACACGCCCATCGAATGCGAAAAGCTGGAGGCGGTGCGCACCGCCGCAGGGCTCACCGACGTGATGCGCGCCTTCGTGCCGCTGGAGGAAAAGCTCTACACCTGGTGGAGCTACCGGGCGAAGGACTGGTCGGCCGCCGACAAGGGCCGCCGGCTCGACCATGTGTGGGCGAACCCGGCCCTGGCCGGCCAGGCGGTCTCCATGCAGGTGCTGCGCGATGCCCGCGGCTGGCAGCAGCCGTCCGACCACGCGCCGGTGCTGGTGCGGCTGGAGGCTTGA
- a CDS encoding RNA methyltransferase, which produces MRGYFAVGAEGISKQMNLGNLMRSAHAFGASFFFTVDADKRIRKAPASDTSKSTGHLPLFHWPSIEEMDLPQGCQLVGVELTDEAVDLPSFMHPLQAAYILGPERGSLSPQMQAACQHIIKIPTKFCLNIAIAGAIVLYDRHRVHGQYAARPLTAGGPKTPRPAHKHGGPIMRTGRKIPGLPG; this is translated from the coding sequence ATGCGCGGTTATTTCGCCGTCGGGGCGGAAGGCATTTCGAAGCAGATGAACCTGGGCAACCTGATGCGCTCGGCGCATGCCTTCGGGGCGAGCTTCTTCTTCACCGTCGATGCCGACAAGCGGATCCGCAAGGCTCCCGCGTCCGATACCTCCAAGAGCACCGGCCATCTGCCTCTGTTCCACTGGCCCTCGATCGAGGAGATGGACCTGCCGCAGGGCTGCCAGCTGGTCGGCGTCGAGCTGACCGACGAGGCGGTCGACCTGCCGAGTTTCATGCACCCGCTGCAGGCGGCCTATATCCTCGGCCCCGAGCGCGGCTCGCTCTCGCCACAGATGCAGGCGGCCTGCCAGCACATCATCAAGATCCCGACGAAGTTCTGCCTGAACATCGCGATTGCCGGTGCCATCGTGCTCTACGACCGCCACCGGGTGCACGGGCAATATGCCGCACGCCCGCTGACCGCCGGCGGCCCGAAAACTCCGCGCCCGGCACACAAGCATGGCGGCCCGATCATGCGCACGGGGCGCAAGATCCCGGGCCTGCCCGGCTGA
- a CDS encoding NADPH:quinone oxidoreductase family protein, producing the protein MKAVLCERLGAPEDLVLRDIEMPSPGPGEVLVEVSAAALNFFDTLIIEGKYQFRPELPFSPGAEFAGRVLETGEGIEAFEPGDRVMGYVRWGAVRGAVITSEDDLVALPDEITDEAAAGLSVTYGTSLHAFRDRAHLEPGETVAVLGASGGVGLAAVEIAKAMGARVIACASSAEKLELARAHGADVLVNYAEEDLKTRLKQLTDGCGVDVVYDPVGGDLSEAALRATGWRGRYLVIGFAAGEIPKLPLNLVMLKGCDVLGVFWGDAIVREPEAHRDNMEQLLAWMREGRIRPHLHAVYPIEETAKALRELADRKVQGKVIIRP; encoded by the coding sequence GTGAAAGCTGTGTTGTGCGAACGCCTCGGCGCGCCCGAGGACCTTGTCCTGCGGGACATCGAGATGCCATCGCCCGGGCCGGGAGAGGTGCTGGTGGAGGTGAGCGCTGCGGCGCTCAACTTCTTCGATACGCTGATCATCGAGGGCAAGTACCAGTTCCGCCCGGAGCTGCCGTTCTCGCCGGGCGCCGAGTTCGCCGGCCGGGTGCTGGAGACGGGCGAGGGGATCGAGGCCTTCGAGCCGGGCGACCGGGTGATGGGCTATGTGCGCTGGGGCGCGGTGCGCGGCGCGGTGATCACCAGCGAGGACGACCTGGTCGCCCTGCCGGATGAGATCACTGATGAGGCGGCGGCCGGACTGTCGGTCACCTACGGCACCTCGCTGCATGCCTTTCGCGACCGGGCGCATCTGGAGCCGGGCGAGACCGTTGCCGTGCTCGGCGCCTCGGGGGGCGTCGGCCTTGCCGCGGTGGAGATCGCCAAGGCGATGGGCGCGCGGGTGATCGCCTGCGCTTCCAGCGCGGAAAAGCTGGAACTGGCCCGCGCCCACGGCGCCGACGTGCTGGTCAACTACGCGGAAGAAGACCTGAAGACGCGGCTGAAGCAGCTGACCGACGGTTGCGGCGTCGATGTGGTCTACGACCCGGTCGGCGGCGATCTTTCGGAGGCTGCGCTGCGGGCCACCGGCTGGCGCGGCCGCTATCTGGTCATCGGCTTTGCTGCAGGCGAGATCCCGAAGCTGCCGCTCAACCTGGTCATGCTGAAGGGCTGCGACGTGCTCGGCGTGTTCTGGGGCGATGCCATCGTGCGCGAGCCGGAAGCGCATCGCGACAATATGGAGCAGTTGCTCGCCTGGATGCGCGAGGGGCGGATCAGGCCGCACCTGCATGCGGTCTATCCGATCGAGGAAACGGCGAAGGCCTTGCGCGAGCTTGCCGACCGCAAGGTCCAGGGCAAGGTGATCATCCGCCCGTAA
- a CDS encoding glycoside hydrolase family 25 protein: protein MIARVLILFCTLFVASCAAFDFEDPKPQDYPIHGIDVARYQGDIDWHRVKRAGTEFAWIKATEGGDYLDPKFMDNWVQAKAAGVRRGAYHFYFFCRPVEDQIAWFIANVPVDPEALPPVLDMEWNGHSSCRERPGREQVLHDMNLFLQAVERHYGKRPVIYSSVDFHRDRLVGAKRGFDFWLRSVAAHPDRRYEDRRDWVFWQYTAEGRVDGIKGNVDRNAFHGTRRQWQRWLEGHRTR, encoded by the coding sequence ATGATTGCGCGCGTGCTGATCCTGTTCTGTACCCTTTTTGTGGCTTCCTGCGCGGCGTTCGATTTCGAAGATCCGAAGCCGCAGGACTATCCCATTCACGGCATCGACGTGGCGCGCTACCAGGGCGATATCGACTGGCACCGGGTGAAGCGGGCCGGCACGGAGTTCGCCTGGATCAAGGCGACCGAAGGCGGCGACTATCTCGACCCGAAGTTCATGGACAACTGGGTGCAGGCCAAGGCTGCCGGCGTGCGGCGCGGCGCCTATCACTTCTATTTCTTCTGCCGTCCGGTGGAGGATCAGATCGCCTGGTTCATCGCCAACGTGCCGGTCGACCCGGAAGCGCTGCCGCCGGTGCTCGATATGGAATGGAACGGCCATTCGTCGTGCCGGGAGCGACCGGGCCGCGAGCAGGTCCTGCACGACATGAACCTGTTCCTGCAGGCGGTGGAGCGCCATTACGGCAAGCGGCCGGTGATCTATTCCTCCGTCGACTTCCACCGCGACCGGCTGGTCGGGGCGAAGCGCGGCTTCGATTTCTGGCTGCGCTCGGTCGCCGCACATCCCGACCGCCGCTACGAAGACCGCCGCGACTGGGTGTTCTGGCAGTATACGGCCGAAGGCCGCGTCGACGGCATCAAGGGCAATGTCGACCGCAACGCCTTCCACGGCACGCGGCGCCAGTGGCAGCGCTGGCTCGAAGGCCACCGCACGCGCTAG
- the holA gene encoding DNA polymerase III subunit delta has translation MVALKAGEIDRFIADPPADVSLILVFGPDTGLVSERAQALVTRASGGVDDPFSLVRLDAGEVVSDPARLIDEASTVPLFGGRRVVWLRDGAGKNLTPAVDPLFGEQRAESALVVIEAGDLKKGTGLRGKFERDRKAVAIPCYGDEARDLERVIDGELREARLAISREARQALMGLLGADRLASRGEVRKLCLYAHGRERIDLADVEAVIGDASAFAVDELIDAAALGDLGKLDHGLERLSASGQRADMIASAALRHFQFLARARAEVDRGVPPARVVEQARPPVFYKRRDLVSRQLSLWSGEDLAKAGERLADAVAAARKSPALAEALVGDVLLTLGRVARSRARR, from the coding sequence ATGGTGGCGCTCAAGGCCGGCGAGATCGACCGTTTCATCGCCGATCCCCCGGCCGACGTCTCCCTGATCCTCGTGTTCGGGCCCGATACCGGGCTCGTGTCGGAGCGTGCCCAGGCGCTGGTGACGCGTGCATCCGGTGGCGTCGATGATCCGTTCTCGCTCGTTCGTCTCGATGCCGGCGAGGTGGTCTCGGACCCGGCGCGGCTGATCGACGAGGCCTCCACCGTGCCGCTGTTCGGCGGCCGCCGGGTGGTGTGGCTGCGCGACGGGGCGGGCAAGAACCTGACGCCGGCCGTCGATCCGCTGTTCGGCGAGCAGCGCGCGGAAAGCGCGCTGGTGGTCATCGAGGCGGGCGACCTGAAGAAGGGCACCGGCCTGCGGGGCAAGTTCGAGCGCGACCGCAAGGCGGTGGCGATCCCCTGCTACGGCGACGAGGCGCGCGATCTGGAGCGGGTCATCGACGGCGAATTGCGCGAGGCCCGCCTTGCGATCAGCCGCGAGGCACGGCAGGCGCTGATGGGCCTGCTCGGCGCCGACCGGCTGGCGAGCCGCGGCGAGGTGCGCAAGCTCTGTCTCTATGCCCATGGCCGCGAGCGGATCGATCTTGCCGATGTCGAGGCGGTGATCGGCGATGCCTCGGCCTTTGCCGTCGACGAGCTGATCGATGCGGCTGCGCTCGGCGATCTCGGCAAGCTCGACCACGGGCTGGAGCGCCTGTCGGCCAGCGGCCAGCGCGCGGACATGATCGCCTCGGCGGCCCTGCGCCACTTCCAGTTTCTCGCCCGGGCACGGGCGGAGGTCGACCGCGGCGTGCCGCCGGCCCGCGTGGTCGAGCAGGCGCGCCCGCCGGTCTTCTACAAGCGCCGGGATCTCGTCTCGCGCCAGCTGTCGCTGTGGTCGGGAGAGGACCTTGCCAAGGCGGGCGAGCGGTTGGCGGATGCGGTGGCGGCGGCGCGCAAGTCGCCGGCGCTGGCCGAGGCGCTGGTCGGCGACGTGCTGCTGACGCTCGGCCGGGTGGCGCGCTCGCGCGCCCGGCGCTGA
- the lptE gene encoding LPS assembly lipoprotein LptE, translated as MSSCDHPQPQQPTRRRALTVLVMGAALLAGACQVRPLYGTIGGVGGSTPAVTTELAAIDIDTVETASSEDLDRVGQVLRNELIFGFRRGREAGEPRYRLRILIDRPLNEVGVERLADVPSAYTVTVNATYVLSEIGTGRTVTTGRAFGSASFDFSSQRFANLRAERDAEDRAAKTVAGDIQTRLAGFFASRG; from the coding sequence ATGTCGTCGTGTGACCATCCGCAACCGCAGCAACCCACCCGCCGGCGGGCGCTGACCGTTCTCGTCATGGGGGCGGCGCTGTTGGCCGGTGCCTGCCAGGTGCGCCCGCTCTACGGCACGATCGGCGGCGTGGGCGGATCGACGCCGGCCGTGACCACCGAGCTTGCGGCCATCGACATCGATACGGTGGAGACCGCCTCGAGCGAGGATCTCGACCGGGTCGGACAGGTGCTGCGCAACGAGCTGATCTTCGGCTTCCGCCGCGGCCGCGAGGCCGGCGAGCCGCGCTACCGGCTGCGGATCCTGATCGACCGGCCGCTCAACGAGGTCGGCGTCGAGCGGCTCGCCGACGTGCCGTCGGCCTACACGGTGACGGTCAATGCGACCTATGTGCTGAGCGAGATCGGCACCGGCCGCACGGTGACCACGGGCCGCGCCTTCGGCTCCGCCTCCTTCGACTTCTCCAGCCAGCGCTTCGCCAACCTGCGCGCCGAGCGCGATGCGGAGGACCGGGCGGCGAAGACGGTCGCCGGCGACATCCAGACGCGGCTTGCCGGCTTCTTCGCGTCCCGCGGCTGA
- the leuS gene encoding leucine--tRNA ligase, with protein sequence MATERYNAREAESRWQKVWDEAKVFATRNEDPRPKYYVLEMFPYPSGRIHMGHVRNYAMGDVVARYKRARGFNVLHPMGWDAFGMPAENAAMQNKVHPRDWTYQNIATMRGQLKIMGLSLDWEREFATCDVEYYTQQQHLFLDFLQAGLAYRKNSKVNWDPVDMTVLANEQVIDGRGWRSGALVEQRELTQWFFKISDWSEELLSALDTLDRWPDKVRLMQKNWIGRSEGLRVRFAFSTPAPTGDTSLEIFTTRPDTLFGASFMGLSPDHPISRKLAENDPKIAAFVEECRRIGTSAEAVETAEKIGVDTGLTVVHPLDPSITLPVYIANFILMDYGTGAIFACPAHDQRDLDFARKYHLPVRPVVLPSGADPETFEIRDEAYTDDGTIYNSAFMDGLSITDAKEAVAARLEAETLDGAPQAQRQVNYRLRDWGISRQRYWGCPIPVIHCDECGVVPVPVADLPVQLPDDIDFDKPGNPLDRHPTWRNVACPTCGKPARRETDTMDTFVDSSWYFARFTDPRAKTPTDKAVADAWLPVDQYIGGIEHAILHLLYSRFFARAMSVTGHLSVKEPFRGLFTQGMVTHETYKAPGGGWVSPAEVRIEGDGEERQAFLLETGEKVAIGSIEKMSKSKKNTVDPTDIIETYGADTARWFMLSDSPPERDVQWTEDGVQGAWRFMQRVWRLICEIGESVPQTARPEAFGEAATALRRATHKACQAVSADIEALSFNRAVARIYELVNTLSRAAQGGAEGDDMRFAQREAAGFLVQMMAPMAPHLAEECWNALGREGMLATHGWPEIEADLLVEATVTLPVQVNGKKRADLVVSREASKEEVEAATLQLDAVQRALDGKPARKIIVVPQRIVNVVV encoded by the coding sequence ATGGCGACGGAGCGCTATAACGCCCGCGAAGCGGAAAGCCGCTGGCAGAAGGTCTGGGACGAGGCGAAGGTTTTTGCCACCCGCAACGAGGATCCCCGGCCGAAGTATTACGTGCTCGAGATGTTCCCCTATCCGTCGGGGCGCATCCACATGGGCCACGTGCGCAACTACGCCATGGGCGATGTCGTGGCCCGCTACAAGCGGGCGCGCGGCTTCAACGTGCTGCATCCGATGGGCTGGGACGCCTTCGGCATGCCGGCCGAAAACGCCGCCATGCAGAACAAGGTCCACCCGCGCGACTGGACCTACCAGAACATCGCGACGATGCGCGGCCAGCTGAAGATCATGGGCCTGTCGCTCGACTGGGAGCGCGAGTTCGCGACCTGCGACGTCGAGTATTACACCCAGCAGCAGCACCTGTTCCTGGACTTCCTGCAGGCGGGTCTCGCCTATCGCAAGAATTCCAAGGTCAACTGGGACCCGGTCGACATGACCGTGCTGGCCAACGAGCAGGTGATCGACGGGCGCGGCTGGCGCTCCGGCGCCCTGGTCGAGCAGCGCGAGCTGACCCAGTGGTTCTTCAAGATCTCCGACTGGTCGGAAGAGCTGCTGTCGGCGCTCGATACGCTGGACCGCTGGCCGGACAAGGTCCGCCTGATGCAGAAGAACTGGATCGGCCGGTCCGAGGGCCTGCGCGTGCGCTTCGCCTTCTCGACGCCCGCGCCGACCGGCGACACGTCGCTGGAGATCTTCACCACCCGGCCGGACACGCTGTTCGGCGCGTCCTTCATGGGCCTGTCGCCGGACCATCCGATCTCGCGCAAGCTCGCCGAGAACGATCCGAAGATCGCGGCCTTCGTCGAGGAGTGCCGGCGCATCGGCACGTCGGCAGAGGCCGTCGAGACGGCGGAGAAGATCGGCGTCGACACCGGGCTGACGGTCGTCCATCCGCTCGATCCCTCGATCACGCTGCCGGTCTACATCGCCAACTTCATCCTGATGGACTACGGCACCGGCGCGATCTTCGCCTGCCCGGCGCATGACCAGCGCGACCTCGACTTCGCCCGCAAGTATCATCTGCCGGTGCGCCCGGTGGTGCTGCCGAGCGGGGCGGACCCGGAGACGTTCGAGATCCGCGACGAGGCCTATACCGACGACGGCACGATCTACAATTCCGCCTTCATGGACGGCCTGTCGATCACGGATGCCAAGGAAGCGGTCGCCGCGCGGCTCGAGGCGGAGACGCTGGACGGGGCGCCGCAGGCGCAGCGCCAGGTCAATTACCGCCTGCGCGACTGGGGCATCTCGCGCCAGCGCTACTGGGGCTGCCCGATCCCGGTCATCCACTGCGACGAGTGCGGCGTGGTGCCGGTGCCGGTCGCCGACCTGCCGGTGCAGCTGCCCGACGACATCGACTTCGACAAGCCGGGCAACCCGCTCGACCGTCACCCGACCTGGCGCAACGTTGCCTGCCCGACCTGCGGCAAGCCGGCGCGGCGCGAGACGGACACGATGGACACGTTCGTCGATTCCTCGTGGTATTTCGCCCGCTTCACCGATCCGCGCGCCAAGACGCCGACCGACAAGGCCGTCGCCGATGCGTGGCTGCCGGTCGACCAGTATATCGGCGGCATCGAGCACGCGATCCTGCACCTGCTCTATTCGCGCTTCTTCGCCCGGGCGATGAGCGTGACCGGTCACCTCAGCGTCAAGGAGCCGTTCCGCGGCCTGTTCACGCAGGGCATGGTGACGCACGAGACCTACAAGGCGCCGGGTGGCGGCTGGGTCTCGCCGGCCGAGGTGCGCATCGAAGGCGACGGCGAGGAGCGCCAGGCATTCCTGCTGGAGACCGGCGAGAAGGTCGCCATCGGCTCCATCGAGAAGATGTCGAAGTCGAAGAAGAACACCGTCGACCCGACCGACATCATCGAGACCTACGGCGCTGACACGGCCCGCTGGTTCATGCTGTCCGACAGCCCGCCCGAGCGCGACGTGCAGTGGACCGAGGACGGGGTGCAGGGCGCCTGGCGCTTCATGCAGCGCGTGTGGCGGCTGATCTGCGAGATCGGCGAGAGCGTGCCGCAGACGGCGCGCCCGGAGGCGTTCGGGGAGGCGGCAACCGCCCTTCGCCGCGCCACCCACAAGGCCTGCCAGGCGGTTTCGGCCGATATCGAGGCCCTGTCGTTCAACCGGGCCGTCGCCCGCATCTACGAGCTGGTCAACACCTTGTCGCGCGCCGCGCAGGGCGGGGCCGAGGGCGACGACATGCGTTTCGCGCAGCGCGAGGCGGCCGGCTTCCTGGTGCAGATGATGGCGCCGATGGCTCCGCATCTGGCCGAGGAATGCTGGAATGCGCTCGGCCGCGAGGGCATGCTGGCGACGCACGGCTGGCCGGAAATCGAGGCCGACCTCCTGGTCGAGGCGACAGTCACCCTGCCGGTGCAGGTCAACGGCAAGAAGCGCGCCGACCTCGTCGTCTCACGCGAGGCTTCCAAAGAGGAGGTCGAAGCGGCTACCCTGCAGCTCGACGCCGTGCAGCGTGCGCTGGACGGCAAGCCCGCCCGCAAGATCATCGTGGTTCCGCAGAGGATCGTGAATGTCGTCGTGTGA
- the lysM gene encoding peptidoglycan-binding protein LysM, with protein sequence MGFFDFVKDAGKSLWGSDEPEADAAAAIEKEVAALGLDGDVKVEVSGDTVKIAGAAPTQEAREKLILAAGNVLGVAKVEEEIAVADSAPEAGFHTVEKGDTLWAVAKKAYGDGSKYTAIFEANKPMLSDPDKIYPGQVLRIPQLG encoded by the coding sequence ATGGGCTTTTTTGATTTCGTGAAGGATGCGGGCAAGTCCCTGTGGGGCAGCGACGAGCCCGAGGCCGATGCGGCCGCGGCGATCGAGAAGGAAGTGGCCGCGCTCGGTCTCGACGGCGACGTCAAGGTCGAGGTGTCCGGCGACACGGTGAAGATCGCCGGCGCAGCTCCCACGCAGGAGGCGCGCGAGAAGCTGATCCTGGCCGCCGGCAACGTGCTGGGCGTCGCCAAGGTCGAAGAGGAGATCGCGGTCGCGGACAGCGCGCCGGAAGCCGGCTTCCACACGGTGGAGAAGGGCGACACGCTGTGGGCCGTTGCCAAGAAGGCTTACGGCGACGGTTCCAAGTACACCGCGATCTTCGAGGCCAACAAGCCGATGCTGTCGGACCCGGACAAGATCTACCCGGGCCAGGTGCTGCGCATTCCTCAGCTCGGCTGA
- a CDS encoding YggS family pyridoxal phosphate-dependent enzyme translates to MSPHAAEPTRTDAAGRIAGIRDRIAAAEQDGAREAGSVTLIAVSKTFDADAIRPVIAAGQRVFGENRVQEAQGKWPALRAEFPDIELHLIGPLQSNKAKDAVALFDVIHTLDREKIARALAAECAEQQRQLRFFIQVNTGEEPQKAGIAPRETDDFVAFCRDELHLPLLGLMCIPPVDDTPGPHFALLRKIAERNGLSGLSMGMSSDFESAVRVGATHVRVGSAIFGSRDYP, encoded by the coding sequence ATGTCCCCGCACGCCGCAGAACCGACCCGAACGGATGCCGCCGGCCGGATCGCCGGGATCCGCGACCGGATCGCGGCCGCCGAGCAGGATGGCGCGCGCGAGGCAGGCTCCGTGACGCTGATCGCCGTCAGCAAGACCTTCGACGCAGATGCCATCCGCCCGGTGATCGCGGCCGGCCAGCGCGTCTTCGGCGAGAACCGGGTGCAGGAGGCGCAAGGCAAGTGGCCGGCGCTGCGCGCGGAATTTCCCGATATCGAGCTGCACCTGATCGGGCCGCTCCAGTCGAACAAGGCGAAGGATGCCGTCGCCCTGTTCGACGTGATCCACACGCTCGACCGTGAGAAGATCGCCCGCGCGCTGGCCGCCGAGTGCGCCGAGCAGCAGCGGCAGTTGCGGTTCTTCATCCAGGTGAACACCGGCGAGGAGCCGCAAAAGGCCGGCATCGCCCCTCGCGAGACCGACGATTTCGTCGCCTTCTGCCGGGATGAGCTGCACCTCCCGCTGCTCGGCCTGATGTGCATTCCCCCGGTCGACGATACGCCGGGACCGCATTTCGCGCTGCTGCGCAAGATCGCGGAGCGCAACGGCCTTTCCGGCCTGTCGATGGGCATGTCCTCGGACTTCGAAAGCGCCGTGCGCGTCGGCGCCACCCATGTGCGCGTCGGCTCGGCGATCTTCGGCTCGCGCGACTACCCGTGA
- a CDS encoding protein meaA, which translates to MGDRATPGTEPATKHAGGAATVRRDKPWIFRTYAGHSSAQESNELYRRNLAKGQTGLSVAFDLPTQTGYDPDHPLARGEVGKVGVPIAHLGDMRALFDRIPLEKMNTSMTINATAPWLLALYVAAADEQGADRAELAGTTQNDIIKEYLSRGTYVFPPAPSLRLTRDVIAWTYGAMPKWNPMNVCSYHLQEAGATPVQELSFALATAIAILDEVKASGAIPPGDFPQAVGRISFFVNAGMRFITEICKMRAFAELWDEICQTRYGVDDERYRRFRYGVQVNSLGLTEQQPENNVYRILIEALAVVLSKNARARAVQLPAWNEALGLPRPFDQQWSLRVQQILAYETDLLEFEDIFDGSSVIGERVEALKSEAREELARIEEMGGAVAAVESSYMKQALVASNAARLAAIEAGEQVVVGVNRFTESEPSPLATGEDGGILTVPEHVEADAVATLKAWREARDEGAAAGAIAALKQAASEGTNIMEPSIAAAKAGVTTGEWGAALREVFGEYRAPTGVGKAARADAQDLAPVRAAVESVSAKLGRRLKFLVGKPGLDGHSNGAEQIAVRARDCGMEVVYEGIRLTPAQIVNAALEEDVHVIGLSILSGSHLALVRDVMDRLRASGIDDIPVVVGGIIPEEDAASLRAMGVAAVYTPKNFQLTDIMKEVVEIVGSRAEAAA; encoded by the coding sequence ATGGGCGACAGAGCGACCCCCGGCACGGAACCGGCGACGAAGCACGCGGGCGGGGCGGCAACGGTCCGGCGCGACAAGCCCTGGATCTTCCGCACCTATGCCGGCCATTCGAGCGCGCAGGAGTCCAACGAACTCTACCGGCGCAACCTTGCCAAGGGTCAGACGGGCCTCTCCGTCGCCTTCGACCTGCCGACCCAGACCGGCTACGACCCGGACCATCCGCTGGCGCGCGGCGAGGTCGGCAAGGTCGGCGTGCCGATTGCCCATCTCGGCGACATGCGGGCGCTGTTCGACCGCATTCCGCTGGAAAAGATGAACACGTCGATGACGATCAACGCCACGGCTCCCTGGCTGCTGGCGCTCTATGTCGCGGCCGCCGACGAGCAGGGCGCCGACCGGGCCGAGCTGGCCGGCACGACGCAGAACGACATCATCAAGGAATACCTGTCGCGCGGCACCTACGTGTTTCCGCCCGCGCCCTCGCTGCGGCTGACCCGCGACGTCATCGCCTGGACCTACGGCGCCATGCCGAAGTGGAACCCGATGAACGTGTGCTCGTACCACCTGCAGGAGGCCGGCGCGACGCCGGTGCAGGAGCTGTCCTTCGCGCTGGCGACCGCGATCGCCATTCTCGACGAGGTGAAGGCATCGGGCGCGATCCCGCCGGGCGACTTCCCGCAGGCGGTCGGCCGCATCTCCTTCTTCGTCAATGCCGGCATGCGCTTCATCACCGAGATCTGCAAGATGCGCGCCTTCGCCGAGCTGTGGGACGAGATCTGCCAGACCCGCTACGGCGTCGATGACGAGCGCTACCGCCGCTTCCGCTACGGCGTGCAGGTCAACTCGCTCGGGCTCACCGAGCAGCAGCCGGAAAACAACGTCTACCGCATCCTCATCGAGGCGCTGGCCGTGGTGCTGTCGAAGAACGCGCGCGCCCGCGCGGTGCAGCTGCCGGCCTGGAACGAGGCGCTCGGCCTGCCGCGCCCCTTCGACCAGCAATGGTCGCTGCGCGTCCAGCAGATCCTCGCCTACGAGACCGACCTGCTGGAGTTCGAGGACATTTTCGACGGCTCCTCGGTGATCGGCGAAAGGGTCGAGGCGCTGAAGAGCGAGGCACGCGAGGAACTCGCCCGGATCGAGGAGATGGGCGGCGCCGTCGCGGCGGTGGAATCGAGCTACATGAAGCAGGCGCTGGTCGCCTCGAACGCCGCCCGTCTTGCCGCCATCGAGGCGGGCGAGCAGGTGGTGGTCGGCGTCAATCGCTTCACGGAGAGCGAGCCCTCGCCGCTCGCCACCGGCGAGGACGGCGGCATCCTGACCGTGCCCGAGCATGTGGAGGCGGACGCCGTCGCCACGCTCAAGGCCTGGCGCGAGGCGCGCGACGAAGGCGCCGCGGCGGGCGCCATCGCCGCGCTGAAGCAGGCGGCGAGCGAGGGCACCAACATCATGGAGCCGTCGATTGCGGCGGCGAAGGCCGGCGTCACCACCGGCGAATGGGGCGCGGCGCTGCGCGAGGTGTTCGGCGAATACCGGGCGCCGACCGGCGTCGGCAAGGCGGCGCGCGCCGATGCGCAGGACCTTGCCCCGGTGCGGGCAGCGGTGGAGAGCGTGTCGGCGAAGCTCGGCCGCCGGCTGAAGTTCCTGGTCGGCAAGCCCGGCCTCGACGGCCATTCCAACGGCGCCGAACAGATCGCCGTACGCGCCCGCGACTGCGGCATGGAAGTCGTCTACGAGGGCATCCGCCTGACCCCGGCGCAGATCGTCAACGCCGCGCTGGAAGAGGACGTCCATGTCATCGGCCTGTCGATCCTGTCCGGCTCGCACCTTGCCCTGGTGCGCGACGTGATGGACCGGCTGCGCGCGTCCGGCATCGACGATATCCCGGTGGTCGTCGGCGGCATCATTCCCGAGGAAGACGCCGCCAGTCTGCGGGCGATGGGCGTTGCCGCCGTCTACACGCCGAAGAACTTCCAGCTCACCGACATCATGAAGGAAGTGGTGGAGATCGTCGGCTCACGCGCCGAAGCGGCTGCGTGA